DNA from Tripterygium wilfordii isolate XIE 37 chromosome 15, ASM1340144v1, whole genome shotgun sequence:
AGCCATCGTATAGTTGGTGTCTATTCGGGACCACGTAACTATGCTGGATCATGGTGGAGCTCCTTTAACTTATATGACCTAAACCTGGGGAACACAGTTGTTTCCCCTGTTATCAGTAAATTAGATGATCTGGTTGCTATGGATCAATCTAGTTCTGCTTTGAGAAAGAAGGCTAGATGGTTAAGGGATGAATTTAGAATACTGCACACTTTTATAAGAGAGTCGGAGACAAAAGAAATAAGCGAAAATGGAATGGCTTGGATGGAAAACGTTTGTGATGTCTCTCGCTCAGTAGAGGGTTCTATTAAGCTCTTCGAGTCTAAAATCGAACAGCATAGCAGGAGTCGAAGATGCCAGTTGGTGAAATTATCTTTAGCCTGCCTCAGTTTAGAATTCCAACAGAAGCTTGTCAAGGAGTTGGATCAGATATTGGCTAAGGTTCAAGATATCTTGAAGAGACGACTCGGTGTCATTTGCCCAACACCCCCGTCAAGCCCCACAAGTCTTGGACCATCAGCATCTTCTTGCTTTGCCGAGAAACTTGATATCACCAGCTTCAATGACGATGCAGATGAAAGTATGACGATGTTGCTGAAAGATGatccaaattgtctttccaTCTCCATTGTTGGTATGAAAGGCCTTGGTAAAACATGCCTTTCTAAGTTAATCTATGATAATCAGGTTATTCTAAATCATTTTCCTTACCGCGCTTGGGTGTCTCTACATCATCAGTATTGTCCACGAGCTGCAGATTACTTCGTGCAAGAAATTACTGGGATCCAAGTTCATGGGATCCGCGTATATGTGACTGGCCTACTCATTTGTGCAAGTTAAGGCAGATACTCAATATTTTCTTGATGGATAGAAGatctctctttatttttgaCTGCATAACCACAAACTATGTTCGGGATGCACTGAGAAGCTTGTTAAACAGCACATCAAATAGAATGAGAATAATTTTCATTGTCCCCCACGCATGTgtaaatcaacaagttgatgaGAGAAGTTTTATCTACAAATTGCATCTTCGAAGTGACGATGAGACCTGGGCATTGTTTACTCATACCTTAAAAGTGAGCATTCCAGCAGAGCTGCTTAAACTGAAAAGCAAGATTTTGAGAACTTGTGGGGGCTTGCCAAAAGTGATTGTGGAGTTGGCAGGAATACTTTCACACACGACTATGGAGGAGTGGTCGACAGTACTTGAACAGCTCAATCAAGACGAGGAGCCTTGGTCAGAACCCTTGCATGAGATTTATAAAAATATGCCCTTGTACTTGAGGCGGTGTCTCTTCTACTTCGGATTATTCCCCAAGGACTTCAACATTCCAGCAAGAAGATTGATTGTCTTGTGGGTTGCTGAGGGCTTGGGCTGGAAAGAGAACATCGATGAACCTCCAGAACAGGTTTCAGAGAGTTGCTTAGAAGAGCTTGTAAGCCAGAATGTGGTTCAAGTGACAAAGGAAGCCAACTTTCTCCAAGGTCACTCCTCTCCCAGAACTTCTATAGTACGTCGTGTTGCCGATCATCTTGATAGCAGAGATGGCACATTTGATGTCATCCATCGTGAAAATAAACCCTCTTCTTCTATGTATTCTTGTTCTAGAGAAGTCATTTCTTTCCTGTCTTTTGACACTCGAGATGGTAGCAAACCAGGACAAGAAATAGGGGACTTCTTGGAACTGTGCATTTCTCGCAAGTGCTTATTTGATCTACAGGTGTTAGATCTCGAACATGTATTCCAGCCAAAGTTACCGGAGACAACAGCTAAGCTCACTCGATTGAAGTACCTGGGCTTGAGATGGACTTGCTTAAAGAAGCTTCCTTCATTTATCTGCAAATTGCTTAACCTTCAAACTTTGGACTTGAAGCGTACTTCTATTGACACCCTTCCTAGTTCAATATGGTTGATGGAAAAATTGCGTCATCTGTATTTGGACAAGCGCAATAGCTGTAGATTCGTTTGTCGACCGAATGGCAGGTCCTTCATGGATCTCTGGACATTATGGGGCTTATTTGTAGATGAGGAGAGTCCAGTAAAAGATGGTCTTGATACAATAATGAATATCAGGAAATTGGGATTGGCTTGTCGGCTTATGTCGTCTCGACAAGAGGCAATGTTTTCACAACTAGAAGCAGTAGCAAATTGGGTTCAAAAGCTGGAGCATCTTCAACGTTTGAGGTTGAAATCATatgatcaatcaaatcaaccatGGGAGCTGCCCTTGAAGTCTTTATCAGGTCATTCATGTCTCACTAGTATATACTTGGTTGGAAAGCTAAAATATCAAAGTATTGTGTCTGAATTCCCACAGAAAATTATTGAGATTACCTTGTCAGCATCAGGACTCACAGAAGACCCAATGCAAATGTTGGACAAGCTTCCTAACCTTAAATTTCTGAGATTGTTATCCAAATCTTACACAAGAGAGACTATGCTTTGCTCTGCAAAAGGATTTCCTGAGCTTCGCGTCCTTAAGCTCTGGGAGCTAGAGTCACTAGAGGACTGGAATATGCAAGAAGGAGCCATGCCTCGTCTTAAAGATTTAGAGATCAGGTCTTGTAAGAATTTGAGGAATCTTCCCAATGGTCTCCAATATATGAGCACTCTCTACTTGTTCAAATTATCTAAAATGCCAAGAGAGCTTATAGACAAGATTAAGGACGATCAAGGCATTGAGCATGCGAAAATTGCACATATACGCAATGTCTTCATCAAGGATTAGCTGCTTTTGTGGCGTGGTTAGTTCTGAATAACTCTTTTTCTTAGTACGTATAACTTTTTTGCCCTTTCAATTTCCATGTCTTTTCAGCTACTTGTTATTTATATTATTCCGATGTGACAATAGTTTTAGCCTTGCCTTCTGTGTACGTTTCCCAGAATTATTCGATTCTTGATGAAAATGCATTATAATATTTGTTTCCTGTGTTGTTTCTGACTACTATGAAGTTTTGATGAGTCTTCTATAGAAGCAGATAAGTTGCTAGAatcgtgtttttttttccccgtgTTTTATATGCCTAAAGGACTGGGGTCAGTTGTAACAACTGAATTACATGTGCTTGAAATAATAGCTAAACATAATTGCACTACAAGAAATTGGCCTTGTACGTGCGAAACTATACCTGTGGTTTTTGATGAATGAATGTATAAAAGCGTTTTACTTGCGATTTATAAAATCGTTGGTATTTTTCTTAGTTATACCTGCGGGTTTTAAAGACTGGaggaataatattttatattgctGCGGCCACAGGAACAAAATATCACAACACAGTGTCATTTTGCCAATAGCTGCCTCAAAATAGCAATCCTTTCCTCTCTCAATTCAAAACCTAGCTTTCAGTTCCCTCCTCCAATTGCATCAACTGTCTCATTCCAAACCCTAGATTTTGACTGCTCCTCAAAACCGCATGCTACTCTATTTGTGTTTATCTCCTGTCAAGTGTGATCCCTGCCCCACTGTTTTTACATGCCTAGGTCTCCAAACGGCATACCATAAATGGCTCTGCTGAATCCTAAACCATTCTGCTGCCTATTCTGATTCTAGCTGGTGACATCTTCCTCTTTCTCCCTGTCTCTTGTGGTGCTGATGTAAGGAACCTGGAACTCCACACTCACAAAGAGAAATATGACCAGCAAGAAATAACACTCTCTTGCAACTGAACTCCAATAATTAACAACAAGATAAGTGGAAACACGATTCAACCAGAGGAAGAGTTCCCCTTGAGAACCAGAGTCCTTAGTACAACAacattaaaaggaaaaacaacaACACCCTTTCGTTCTTTGATAAACCACCCTAAGGAAGAAACAACTACTTATATCAACAACCACAAACTGGACTCTTCAAAGGCAGATCCAACGGCACCAAAAACTTCAGCGAAACAAGCAACACAACACACTAACCCAGCCCATAAACAAAAGCACAAATGGGCCCCCAAAACAACACCAACGACAAGTTTAGACATTGTCGAACCCAGGTTCCTGACAAGTCCCTCCCCATCAAAAGACCTTGCCCACAAGGTCAGGATATTTAGACAGCAGCTCTGGATAGGGTATCCAAGTAGCATCCATATACGTCTGCCCCTCCCACTGAATTAACAACTCAGCCGCTGCATGATGTCCCTTTTTGATCAATCTCCTGTCTAGCACTACTGCTGGCATAGGCAACATTTCCCCATCTGTAGAAACAACCGGTAAATGGGTAGTTGCTGAGACAGCTGCACCTAAGTGTTTCTTCAGCTGTGACACATGGAAAACCGGGTGTATCTTAGACGTAGGTGGCAGCTGCAACTTGTAAGCTACACTCCCAATTTTCTCCAAAATTCTATAAGGCCCATAATACCTGGGAGCTAACTTGAGATTCCTCCTCTGGACAACCGATATTTGGCGATATGGTTGTAGTTTCAAATAAACAAGGTCCCCCACCTCAAACTCCATATGCTTCCTCTTCCTGTCAGC
Protein-coding regions in this window:
- the LOC120016607 gene encoding LOW QUALITY PROTEIN: disease resistance protein RPP13-like (The sequence of the model RefSeq protein was modified relative to this genomic sequence to represent the inferred CDS: deleted 2 bases in 1 codon) — encoded protein: MSIRVIVLALLGRISSLLIQESVSFLEVDDDLERIEAQLKKHADDAEFGFAYRGREIIYDLEDVIDSLITQSALEDGISYPTKNEIRDQLDKISHRIVGVYSGPRNYAGSWWSSFNLYDLNLGNTVVSPVISKLDDLVAMDQSSSALRKKARWLRDEFRILHTFIRESETKEISENGMAWMENVCDVSRSVEGSIKLFESKIEQHSRSRRCQLVKLSLACLSLEFQQKLVKELDQILAKVQDILKRRLGVICPTPPSSPTSLGPSASSCFAEKLDITSFNDDADESMTMLLKDDPNCLSISIVGMKGLGKTCLSKLIYDNQVILNHFPYRAWVSLHHQYCPRAADYFVQEITGIQVHGIRVYVTGLLICALRQILNIFLMDRRSLFIFDCITTNYVRDALRSLLNSTSNRMRIIFIVPHACVNQQVDERSFIYKLHLRSDDETWALFTHTLKVSIPAELLKLKSKILRTCGGLPKVIVELAGILSHTTMEEWSTVLEQLNQDEEPWSEPLHEIYKNMPLYLRRCLFYFGLFPKDFNIPARRLIVLWVAEGLGWKENIDEPPEQVSESCLEELVSQNVVQVTKEANFLQGHSSPRTSIVRRVADHLDSRDGTFDVIHRENKPSSSMYSCSREVISFLSFDTRDGSKPGQEIGDFLELCISRKCLFDLQVLDLEHVFQPKLPETTAKLTRLKYLGLRWTCLKKLPSFICKLLNLQTLDLKRTSIDTLPSSIWLMEKLRHLYLDKRNSCRFVCRPNGRSFMDLWTLWGLFVDEESPVKDGLDTIMNIRKLGLACRLMSSRQEAMFSQLEAVANWVQKLEHLQRLRLKSYDQSNQPWELPLKSLSGHSCLTSIYLVGKLKYQSIVSEFPQKIIEITLSASGLTEDPMQMLDKLPNLKFLRLLSKSYTRETMLCSAKGFPELRVLKLWELESLEDWNMQEGAMPRLKDLEIRSCKNLRNLPNGLQYMSTLYLFKLSKMPRELIDKIKDDQGIEHAKIAHIRNVFIKD